The Chloroflexota bacterium genome window below encodes:
- a CDS encoding glycosyltransferase, whose product MRIGQNPAKFVEESPKPARVTVATVTYIPVTSGYFAQSIDILKLCFNSLWQHTQMEYDLMVFDNASCPEVRQYLLEMQATGRIQYLLLSEKNVGKAGAWNAIFGAAPGEIIAYADSDVYYYPGWLSAQVKVLDMFPEIGMVTGMPMWSPPEYATSTVAWAEKNGVQIEQGKFLPWEDYFRHSRSLGASEEKARAHFDSVTDLRLTYEDQRYYVGASHFQFVAPAAALRSVLPIPNKRPMGQVRLLDVAINDQGYLRLSTPEWWVQHLGNRLSEAEFAQGIPTTSLDERQRNRPWILKWQLAEDILYWIYHRLFEFLHR is encoded by the coding sequence TTGCGTATCGGACAAAACCCCGCAAAATTTGTTGAAGAAAGCCCTAAACCGGCGCGTGTGACCGTTGCGACCGTGACTTATATCCCGGTGACGAGCGGTTACTTCGCCCAAAGCATCGATATTCTCAAGCTGTGTTTCAACAGCCTGTGGCAACATACGCAGATGGAATATGATTTGATGGTTTTTGACAACGCCAGTTGCCCGGAAGTGCGCCAATATCTGCTCGAAATGCAGGCCACAGGGCGCATTCAATATCTGCTGCTTTCCGAAAAAAACGTCGGCAAAGCAGGGGCCTGGAACGCTATTTTTGGCGCGGCCCCCGGCGAAATTATTGCCTACGCCGACAGCGATGTGTACTATTATCCCGGCTGGCTTTCGGCGCAGGTTAAAGTACTTGATATGTTCCCAGAGATCGGCATGGTCACCGGTATGCCCATGTGGAGTCCGCCGGAATATGCCACCAGCACTGTGGCCTGGGCCGAGAAAAATGGCGTTCAGATTGAGCAGGGAAAATTCCTCCCCTGGGAAGATTATTTTCGGCATTCGCGCAGTTTGGGGGCCAGCGAAGAAAAAGCCCGTGCCCATTTCGACTCAGTTACAGATTTGCGGCTGACGTATGAAGACCAGCGCTATTACGTTGGGGCGAGTCATTTTCAGTTTGTCGCTCCTGCGGCGGCCTTGCGCAGCGTTTTGCCAATCCCCAACAAGCGCCCGATGGGGCAAGTGCGTCTGCTGGATGTGGCGATCAACGATCAGGGCTATTTGCGCCTGTCTACGCCAGAGTGGTGGGTGCAGCATTTGGGCAATCGGCTCTCGGAGGCAGAATTCGCTCAGGGCATACCAACGACCAGCCTCGATGAACGTCAGCGCAACCGCCCGTGGATTTTGAAATGGCAGCTCGCCGAAGACATCCTGTATTGGATTTATCATCGGCTCTTTGAATTTTTACATCGATAA
- a CDS encoding methyltransferase domain-containing protein: protein MKLSLLDIVLCPDCGGSFQPDGDARLVCAACGQTTPVVGGTPMFTPAPENINPSEKQERSPELGTPWRQENWRFLARQLEEIPPDALILDVGAGRGDFFDGLKGRNALALDVYPYPEIDMVCDLTRTNPFKSGSVDVILLLNVLEHVYDSKELFAALSQLLKPGGKLLVAIPFMVKMHQIPLDFVRYTHFALEQMATDHGLEVSVLEGFYDPMFFLGEGIRNIQWPILRKMRGWRQYVGRALLMGVRILARIMQPVIGPGHVRSPHEAISLAPTGYQIVYRKK, encoded by the coding sequence ATGAAATTAAGTTTGTTGGATATTGTGTTGTGCCCCGACTGCGGGGGTAGTTTCCAGCCCGATGGGGATGCGCGGTTGGTATGCGCAGCCTGCGGGCAGACGACCCCGGTGGTGGGCGGCACCCCGATGTTTACCCCTGCCCCGGAGAATATCAACCCCTCCGAGAAGCAAGAGCGTTCCCCCGAGCTGGGTACCCCCTGGCGGCAAGAGAATTGGCGTTTTCTGGCGCGGCAACTCGAAGAAATTCCCCCCGATGCGCTGATTTTGGATGTCGGCGCGGGCCGCGGCGATTTTTTCGATGGTCTGAAAGGACGCAACGCCCTGGCGCTGGATGTCTACCCTTACCCGGAGATTGACATGGTTTGCGATCTGACGCGTACCAACCCCTTCAAGTCCGGTAGCGTGGATGTGATTTTGCTGCTCAACGTGTTGGAGCATGTTTACGATTCGAAAGAATTATTTGCCGCGCTTTCGCAACTGCTCAAACCCGGCGGTAAGCTACTCGTGGCGATTCCCTTCATGGTTAAGATGCACCAGATTCCGCTCGATTTTGTGCGTTACACGCATTTTGCCCTCGAGCAAATGGCCACCGACCACGGCCTTGAAGTTTCCGTGCTGGAAGGTTTCTATGATCCCATGTTTTTTCTGGGGGAGGGCATTCGCAATATCCAATGGCCGATTTTGCGCAAAATGCGCGGCTGGCGGCAATATGTCGGGCGCGCGCTGCTGATGGGTGTGCGTATTCTTGCGCGTATTATGCAGCCGGTCATTGGCCCCGGACATGTGCGCTCGCCCCACGAAGCCATCAGCTTGGCTCCTACGGGTTATCAGATTGTATATAGAAAGAAATGA